One segment of Treponema pectinovorum DNA contains the following:
- a CDS encoding M23 family metallopeptidase, which produces MIKKIFLFSLFFVFSFAIFSQKSEIQKQNSIEEKTKLEQVFSGYKVQLAYNKTIFPGDPIFVRLKLEAKNRKVKKIFLNEENPFDISIKLCEKLEDEKFTIDTDKEKAETAEKLNKKSKMIEKSVLYITDLQPKRKSALFLGAIPTSSYAEPGEYYIELCVNILGLEEEKLEFPILIESKDFIKETIHLDSKNTSIRTDSSKKRMEQIEHLNKILFLKDEKSIFETQNFSYPTDATRRTSFFADRRIFQYSNGKTATSLHNGIDWGVPVGTKVFACGKGKVVLAEYRITTGYSIVIEHLPGLYSLYYHLSAIDVLKGQLVGKGAQIGLSGDTGLATGPHLHWEIRLNGSAVNPDWFVQNSW; this is translated from the coding sequence ATGATAAAAAAGATTTTCCTTTTTAGTTTATTTTTTGTCTTTTCATTTGCAATATTTTCACAAAAATCAGAAATTCAAAAGCAAAACTCCATTGAAGAAAAAACAAAACTTGAACAAGTTTTTAGTGGATATAAAGTTCAACTTGCTTACAATAAAACAATTTTTCCAGGCGACCCTATTTTTGTACGCTTAAAACTAGAAGCAAAAAATCGCAAGGTAAAAAAAATCTTTTTAAACGAAGAAAATCCTTTTGATATTTCAATAAAATTGTGCGAAAAACTTGAAGACGAGAAATTTACAATCGACACGGACAAAGAAAAAGCAGAAACTGCTGAAAAATTGAACAAAAAATCAAAAATGATTGAAAAATCCGTTTTATACATAACAGATTTACAACCAAAAAGAAAATCAGCTTTATTTTTGGGTGCGATTCCAACTTCATCATATGCAGAACCAGGCGAATACTACATAGAGCTTTGCGTAAATATTTTGGGTTTGGAAGAAGAAAAGTTAGAATTTCCGATTTTAATTGAATCAAAAGATTTTATAAAAGAAACAATCCACTTGGATTCAAAAAATACTTCGATAAGAACCGATTCAAGCAAAAAACGAATGGAACAAATCGAGCATCTAAATAAAATCCTGTTTTTGAAAGATGAAAAATCAATTTTTGAAACACAAAATTTCTCTTATCCAACAGATGCAACTCGCCGCACTTCTTTTTTTGCAGACAGGAGAATATTCCAATACTCAAACGGAAAAACTGCCACATCACTTCACAACGGAATAGATTGGGGTGTTCCTGTAGGAACAAAGGTCTTTGCCTGCGGAAAAGGAAAAGTTGTGCTTGCTGAATACAGAATAACAACAGGGTACAGCATTGTTATTGAACATTTACCAGGTCTTTATTCGCTTTACTATCATTTGAGCGCCATAGATGTTTTAAAAGGTCAACTTGTAGGAAAAGGTGCGCAAATTGGACTTTCTGGCGACACGGGGCTTGCAACAGGACCGCATCTACACTGGGAGATAAGGCTCAACGGGAGTGCTGTAAACCCAGACTGGTTTGTTCAAAACTCCTGGTAA
- the ligA gene encoding NAD-dependent DNA ligase LigA yields the protein MDELFDVESTSRINTLVTLIKKYQDSYYNGEAEISDEEFDSLWDELKRLDPQNKILQKVGADSGNFKKIRHVMPMGSQEKAADPEQFLDWAKNHVYPEYLVEYKLDGASLELQFERGILKAAVTRGDGSVGDEITFNAKKMRGVPSALYQGDKIVDYTGGIRGEVVMTHEVFKEFYSDKANCRNAANGLMKRKDGKGSENLQFIAYDAFSTSGTQPFSDEEEKINWLKSLSFYTVPLFICNSAQQVIDYRAQVMEKREQIEYDIDGLVVKERLINHEDALRARPDRQIAFKFSLEEAVSTVRKIEWSESGATYTPVAIFDEVALNGTIVKRASLANPETLRKLGVKIGSRVVVVKRGEIIPKIESVLSEQEGQKTFNIEIPKKCECCGSTLVDEGTRLFCPNKNCDKKIIHQLLKWVSVIDIRDLGETLVNSLFNAKKVRCITDFYKLKVEDLIPFFLNEESILKEKNSLGAKKVYDSIQSKTKVPLSSFIAGFDIEGIGETTVQKLVESGYDTIEKLFSATEEDFSKVYGFAQIMAHTFVAGLRENEDEIKSLAAKYVTVIQNSTGALQGKSFCFTGELKTMKRSEAEELVKKNGGSIKSSVTKDLSYLVTNDTASGSSKNEKAKKIAVPVITEEEFLSLF from the coding sequence ATGGACGAACTTTTTGATGTTGAAAGCACTTCTCGAATAAACACGCTCGTAACTTTGATAAAAAAATATCAGGACTCGTATTACAACGGCGAAGCTGAAATTTCAGATGAGGAATTTGATTCTCTTTGGGATGAACTAAAAAGACTCGACCCACAAAACAAAATTTTACAAAAAGTCGGGGCAGATAGCGGAAATTTTAAAAAAATTCGTCATGTAATGCCAATGGGAAGCCAAGAAAAAGCGGCCGACCCTGAGCAGTTTTTAGACTGGGCAAAAAATCACGTTTATCCAGAATATTTGGTTGAGTATAAACTCGACGGCGCAAGCCTTGAACTTCAGTTTGAAAGAGGAATTTTAAAAGCTGCGGTTACTAGAGGCGACGGTTCTGTTGGAGACGAAATAACTTTTAATGCAAAAAAAATGAGGGGCGTTCCGAGTGCACTTTATCAAGGCGATAAGATTGTCGATTACACAGGCGGAATACGCGGTGAAGTTGTGATGACTCACGAAGTTTTTAAAGAGTTTTATTCCGATAAGGCAAACTGTCGTAACGCTGCGAATGGTCTTATGAAAAGAAAAGACGGGAAGGGAAGCGAAAATCTGCAATTCATTGCCTACGATGCTTTTTCTACAAGTGGAACTCAGCCATTTTCTGATGAAGAAGAAAAAATCAACTGGCTAAAATCTTTGTCTTTTTATACAGTTCCTCTTTTTATCTGCAATAGCGCTCAACAGGTTATAGATTACAGAGCGCAGGTGATGGAAAAACGAGAGCAGATTGAATACGACATAGATGGTCTTGTCGTAAAAGAACGGCTCATAAATCACGAAGACGCATTGAGGGCGCGCCCAGACAGACAGATTGCATTCAAATTTAGCCTTGAAGAAGCGGTCAGCACGGTTAGAAAAATTGAATGGAGCGAATCGGGAGCAACTTACACGCCAGTTGCAATTTTTGACGAAGTTGCCCTTAATGGAACTATTGTAAAACGCGCAAGCCTTGCAAATCCTGAAACTTTAAGAAAATTAGGTGTAAAAATTGGAAGCCGTGTTGTAGTTGTAAAGCGTGGAGAAATAATTCCAAAGATAGAAAGCGTTTTGAGCGAGCAGGAAGGTCAAAAAACTTTTAACATCGAAATTCCTAAAAAATGTGAATGCTGTGGAAGCACTTTAGTTGACGAAGGCACAAGGCTTTTCTGTCCAAATAAAAATTGCGATAAAAAAATTATTCACCAGCTTTTAAAATGGGTTTCTGTAATAGATATTCGGGATTTAGGCGAAACTCTTGTGAACTCACTTTTTAACGCCAAAAAAGTTCGCTGCATAACCGACTTTTACAAGTTAAAAGTTGAAGATTTGATTCCGTTTTTTTTAAATGAAGAAAGCATTTTAAAAGAAAAAAATAGCCTTGGTGCAAAAAAAGTCTATGATTCTATTCAATCCAAAACGAAGGTTCCTCTTTCATCTTTTATTGCAGGGTTTGACATAGAAGGAATTGGCGAAACGACAGTTCAAAAATTGGTTGAAAGCGGCTACGACACTATAGAAAAACTTTTTAGCGCAACAGAAGAGGATTTTTCTAAAGTTTACGGCTTTGCTCAGATAATGGCGCACACTTTTGTTGCAGGTTTAAGGGAAAATGAGGATGAAATAAAATCCCTTGCTGCAAAATATGTAACGGTTATTCAAAATTCTACAGGAGCGTTGCAGGGAAAATCGTTTTGCTTTACTGGAGAATTAAAGACTATGAAAAGAAGCGAAGCGGAAGAGCTTGTAAAGAAAAACGGAGGAAGCATAAAATCTTCTGTTACCAAAGACCTTTCTTATCTTGTTACAAACGACACTGCAAGCGGTTCAAGCAAAAACGAAAAAGCAAAAAAAATTGCAGTTCCTGTTATAACAGAAGAGGAATTTTTATCACTTTTTTAG
- the trmB gene encoding tRNA (guanosine(46)-N7)-methyltransferase TrmB has translation MENQENDNETFKRTIKTFAIRCGHFTSSEKKDYEELLSIYGIQYQNEILDFEKTFGNKNPVVIEIGFGMGKATAIIAENNPNINYLGIEVHKPGIGKLLGEIKNRSLKNIRIIEKDAIEVLENMILEQSVDAFHIFFPDPWQKKRHQKRRLIQRPRTDLISSKLKKGGYLYFVTDWLPYAVFGLEQLENTPMLKNMYNGYCPHQNWRPETRFEQKGLDANRVINEMLFQRI, from the coding sequence ATGGAAAATCAAGAAAACGATAACGAAACTTTTAAACGCACTATAAAAACTTTTGCGATACGCTGTGGTCATTTTACTTCTTCTGAAAAAAAAGATTATGAAGAGCTTTTATCGATTTATGGAATTCAATACCAAAATGAAATTCTCGATTTTGAAAAAACTTTTGGGAACAAAAATCCTGTTGTCATAGAAATTGGTTTTGGAATGGGAAAAGCGACTGCAATAATCGCAGAAAACAATCCCAACATAAATTATCTTGGAATAGAAGTTCATAAGCCTGGGATTGGAAAACTCTTGGGCGAAATAAAAAATCGTTCTTTAAAAAATATTCGCATAATAGAAAAAGACGCAATCGAAGTTTTGGAAAATATGATTCTAGAGCAAAGTGTAGATGCATTTCATATTTTCTTTCCTGACCCCTGGCAGAAAAAACGTCATCAAAAACGAAGGCTAATTCAGCGCCCCAGAACGGATTTGATTTCATCAAAATTAAAAAAAGGCGGCTATCTGTATTTTGTAACAGATTGGCTTCCTTATGCTGTATTTGGTCTTGAACAACTGGAAAATACGCCAATGCTAAAGAATATGTACAACGGATATTGCCCGCATCAAAATTGGCGGCCAGAAACCAGGTTTGAGCAGAAAGGGCTTGATGCAAACCGCGTGATAAATGAGATGTTGTTCCAAAGAATTTAA
- a CDS encoding YfhO family protein, translating into MILNYITCSLFANEKIVPILKGLELSKKIEAELKKNQFFPQKMQLSITGADEFAYNLILDLSFDNSNEIQNEKKIIFCVKQNDFYSKSKEFIDFFKSIESQKLNFPVQFVLTALDNQNEILRGYNRQLEGTKNFAESLEENKDCAVILLNFDDLDLIKRAKIYTTGGNKSTPLGLTREIVESFYKTGTDFIISQKILSLYRASLLEGDEQLEYFLKRSIPCIKISFAEDDDFSSLDFFIKNHDQSKKTQGDVHYFFFAPTFKNFFANAIWLDERFNIICLEIFGIAVLLFLVCFTFSGKKRTKTKRVFSRFWFLLPIFLFLSIISLYVSQALCLIIKPIGSANPVSQFAFKIIFSSVFVAILFLFQTKLKLPTNNFLYGFMLTVTAILNVFIFSTLDITLFWTFALEYLIVYLSRNFYRIRALIFSAFLMLLPFLPYILVYFSNVNSTSVKFLIDANPSTNMMLCLILFPFQIMWFRVLLRIRTTKLKSKDFKTLAKYTALSLFITLVFVFTFAYLTTKFIFNKSKKAQAQISFIDKKAENLSVEENFKDLAQMSYHSLSIFSKEQALRYSVTVTSPQPNPILDCFYDFSVTDNPRTAIITMPDYPPQEITIDFSTEKNTDKLFTIVAIYETDTEGVFKRESVSKHFLKNDEIPLENSIR; encoded by the coding sequence ATGATATTGAATTACATAACTTGTAGCCTATTTGCAAACGAGAAGATTGTACCTATTTTAAAAGGATTGGAACTTTCAAAAAAAATTGAAGCAGAGCTAAAAAAAAATCAATTCTTTCCACAAAAAATGCAGCTTTCAATAACAGGTGCGGACGAATTTGCTTATAACCTGATTTTAGATTTATCTTTTGACAATTCAAATGAAATTCAAAACGAAAAGAAAATTATCTTTTGCGTAAAACAAAACGATTTTTATTCCAAAAGCAAAGAATTCATCGATTTTTTTAAAAGTATAGAATCCCAAAAACTCAATTTTCCTGTTCAATTTGTACTTACGGCTTTGGACAATCAAAATGAAATTTTACGCGGTTATAATCGGCAACTGGAAGGAACAAAAAATTTTGCAGAAAGTCTAGAAGAAAACAAGGATTGCGCTGTTATCCTGCTAAACTTTGACGATTTAGATTTAATAAAGCGAGCAAAGATTTATACGACTGGTGGAAACAAGTCCACACCGCTGGGATTAACAAGAGAAATCGTAGAATCTTTTTACAAAACAGGAACCGATTTTATAATCTCACAAAAAATTCTTTCGCTTTACAGAGCATCTCTTTTAGAAGGCGATGAGCAATTAGAATATTTTTTGAAACGTTCAATTCCATGCATAAAAATATCATTTGCAGAAGATGATGATTTTTCTTCGCTGGATTTTTTTATAAAAAATCACGACCAGTCAAAAAAAACACAAGGCGATGTTCATTATTTTTTCTTTGCTCCTACATTTAAAAATTTTTTTGCAAACGCTATTTGGTTAGACGAAAGATTTAATATCATCTGTCTTGAAATTTTTGGCATTGCTGTGCTTTTGTTTTTGGTTTGCTTTACTTTTTCTGGGAAAAAACGGACAAAAACAAAACGAGTTTTTTCAAGATTTTGGTTTCTACTGCCAATTTTTCTTTTTTTATCGATTATTTCGCTATATGTATCTCAAGCGCTATGCTTAATAATAAAACCGATTGGAAGTGCAAATCCTGTAAGCCAGTTTGCTTTTAAAATAATTTTTTCTTCTGTTTTTGTCGCAATACTTTTTTTGTTTCAGACAAAGTTAAAACTTCCAACAAACAATTTTTTGTATGGATTTATGCTGACTGTAACAGCAATTTTAAACGTGTTTATATTTAGCACTCTGGATATAACGCTTTTTTGGACTTTTGCCCTAGAATACCTTATCGTTTATCTTTCAAGGAATTTTTACAGAATACGAGCGTTGATTTTTTCGGCATTTTTGATGCTTTTGCCGTTTTTGCCTTATATCTTAGTTTATTTTTCAAATGTAAATTCTACGAGCGTTAAATTTTTAATCGATGCAAATCCTTCGACAAATATGATGCTCTGCCTCATCCTATTTCCGTTTCAGATAATGTGGTTTAGAGTTCTTCTTAGAATTAGAACGACAAAACTAAAATCAAAAGATTTTAAAACTCTAGCAAAATACACTGCTCTATCGCTTTTTATAACACTCGTTTTTGTTTTTACCTTTGCATACCTTACAACGAAATTTATTTTTAACAAAAGCAAGAAAGCTCAAGCACAAATTTCATTTATCGATAAAAAAGCAGAAAATCTTTCTGTAGAAGAAAATTTTAAAGACCTAGCACAGATGTCTTATCACAGTCTTTCAATTTTTTCAAAAGAGCAGGCCTTGCGTTACAGCGTAACAGTAACTTCACCGCAGCCAAATCCAATTTTGGATTGCTTTTATGATTTTTCTGTAACAGACAATCCAAGAACAGCGATAATTACAATGCCAGATTATCCTCCGCAAGAAATTACTATAGATTTTTCAACAGAAAAAAACACAGACAAACTTTTTACGATTGTAGCAATCTACGAAACAGATACGGAAGGCGTTTTTAAGAGGGAAAGCGTATCAAAACATTTCTTAAAAAACGATGAAATTCCTTTAGAAAACAGCATAAGATGA